CTATTGCCATCTTTTGGAAGACCTAACTGCAGAAGTGTTTCCGGAAGGAGGTTTTTTAGAACCTGAGAAgcataaaaaggaaaaagaaaaagttggaaTGATTGTCATTTCTCTTCTCTAACTTGAGAGCATtaacaaagaaggaaaataaaGGCAAAAACCATATGAGAATCACATACTCGGGACTTTAGGGGTGCTCTTCTGCAGTGACATCCGAGAAGATCCTGTTTGCACAGTCTTTTGTGTGAGCCGTGGAAGTTTAGCAGGTATAGAGGGCCTGAATCATTCACCAGCAAAGAGAtaaataagtcattttaaatttgatgagtgcCTTGGGTGTCTTTAACAACAAGTTCAACAGGAAAACTTAGCATTCTGCTTTTCCCAAACAACTATAAGCTATCTTCGACAAAATACTGTACTAAGAAGAGATGTGATCTAATAGTCATGAAGTACATTTAAACTGGAAACAGGAATTGTGACTTTAAACTATAAGAAATGCTCATTCAGAATGTAACCTGATGTTGATTTTCTGTGAAGACAAAATATGGATCAAGAtatgagaaaaggaaaaagaaataaggagaatGTTAATACAAAGGCAGGTAAAGCAAATTTTTAACACAAAGATACAAGATATGCTGATATATCAACCTGAGGTCATCACGGGGAATGGGAATTAGAGATCCATAAGTGAATCAACATTCAAGAAAAAAGTTATCTAATTGTAAGGCAAGACTGGACAAAATGATTATCAGAGATGTCATATTTGTAGAATACTCACTTCTCAGGGGTCTCTGAAGGTGGCTTTGTAGTTTCTGGGAAAAGAGTGTACTCTACAATACTATTGATTGAACCATCAGTCTCAGTTCCCATTGAAAGTACACCATCGGATATGTCACTTAATCTCTCTTcagaatctgcatcatcaaacccGATGAGCACCACGTCTTCGTTAGGATTTTGACTTCCTCTCGCAGTAGCCCTTGAATCAGCGTCTTCACCCAGATTTAGATCAGCATCTACTACAGCAAGCCTGGATTGTCTAAAGAAATCTCTGTGATGCCTAAAGTCATCCAGTGATTGCTGAGAACCAGTGTCAGATTGTCTGTCGCTGTATTCAGAACTATTGTCCACGTCAGAAGCAGCTTTCTGAGTAGGTTTTGAGCTTCTCTCTCCAGAAATTTGGTTTGTTCGTGGACCGCCTAAAGATTGCCTTCTTGGAGAGGCAGAGCTATGCCTGGTTGAGCTCACACTACGCCTCTCACCGTTGCCACTGGTTTTGGGAACCCGCAGCCGCCCAATTTCTTCATCCTTTTTGGTAATTGTGTCCTTTAAATTAGCTACCTGAAAATTTACCAGCAATACTTTGTACATGACCATAGCAAAGAAAATAGGAACATTGCAACCATCATAAATCTAGTGTACTCTAGAGAAGAGCTAAGCGTACAAGATAGTATTAAAACGGGTCTTAATCATAGATGCACAAGTGTGATGTCGGATTCACAAAAAATAAGTAGACAGTACAGATGTAGATGCAGGCAATGAGAAAAAGTAAGAGCAACTAGAAGAACATTATCTACTGAGTTATTGATATTTACTAGAACGTGTTGTGAGGTACCTGATCCATAAGCTCTTTAACACCCCGGCCCTCTTTATTATTCCGAGCTGCACCCAACTCCACTCCAGACACCCTCTCAGCAAACTTCAGGGTGCTAATGGTTTCTGAGTAGGATTCTACGTCAGGATTGAGCTGTACAAACATAAGTGTCTTTGCCTGGCCTCCTGTAACATGAGATgagtgaaataaaataaataaaggctTAATAGGAAAGAGAAGTAAAACTCATTTACAGAGTAaaacaatatatttaaatttgaatcaaCACAGAAAATGTTTTTAACTACCAAGAGAGCTTTGAAGAACTTGTGTTAGTTTGCTATTTCTATATGGCACATGAGAACTTTTTTGTGCCAATGCAAATATCACATCCCCAAGAGCAGATAATGATTTGTTTATATGTTGTGCTTCTCGCAAACGATCCCCTGTGGCTTCAGAGCGATCTACTCTTTCACTGCCAGCCAAATCTACCAAATGTAGGCAACCTCGTAGAATATCATTTGTTTCCAAGTCTATACCACGCACGTGAACGGTGAGGATACTGCATCATAATGAGTTAAATAAGCATGATGCACAAACAGAAAAAAAGTTCAGAATTGAGATAAAAAGTAATAGTATAAGAGATGACCTATGTGACCGACTGCTTCTTTCATTTAAAGCAGTAGCGCCAACAGCTCTATTCATTAGGCCAATATTCATTAATTCTAAGACATTTGCAGTTGATTTGACTGGATGCATGCTAGCATCAGGGACAGCTAATCCATTGGGTTGAGTAGTACTCCAAATCCCAAGTGTGCGCAAGTTAAAGAAAACATCAGGAAATATATGGCATACATATTTCTGACATTTCCACTAACTATTGaaaatgaaaacttaaaaatatagcACTAATGATCCACggaaataaatatgtataacaTGAACAAAGTAAATGAAAACAGCCAATGTATCAAAAACacaaatagattttttttaacaagGATATCGTTTCTGAGAAGTATCACTGCAGAGCAAGTCTCGCACTTGCTCATTGTATATCTCAACCATTTGAACACCAACTTCATATGCAATGGAACTTTTCCTACTCTGGGAGATGTTGAATAGATCATTCAGAGCTCGGTAGTTGACCCCCCAATTCTCCACGGATGACATGCTGGGCCCACTCTGAAGGCGATCAAAATGGACTAGGATAAGTAGAAGTGAATAGCCATTGGTATCTACTAAACAAATTTTCTAAAGATGGGCATACCATGGTATATGTTTTTCCGGAACCAGTCTGACCATAAGCAAAGATGCAGACATTGTACCCATCCAAAACAGACCTGATTAATGGCTGAGTGTCTCGAAACACCTCCTCTGAAATATGCTAGAGTTAGAAAACGGCAAGCATTTTAAAAAGGtaatgtctttcttttattctCCTTCAAGATGAAAGTAAAGGATGTTTCTATATTAGGTACTTAATCTGAATATCAAGCTGataaacaaaattatcaaaCCTTGAGTAACGGCAGGTGCAAAGACCTTGTTGAATTTGAAAAGACGGTGACTATCTTTCCCCAGTTTTGAAGGATTAGTAACAACCAGTTCACCATTCTCACCAATGTACTCTATGGTTGTCAATTTTTGGCTTTGACCAGGAAGGAATGGCCTTATCCTACAGTAAACTCTAATGTTACCTATCACAAAATGACATTATGTTAGGGAAACACCATGCTACACTTAAATAACTATGTTTTTCACATTCCATCTGACTAACCTTTCAAATCTTGAACTTGGTTGTACAACTTCCTATTTTCTTCAAGAACTGTGTGATAATTCTGAGCAGCATCAACCAACCCCTTAAGATTGAACCCTGTTAATCAAGAATACGTGCTTAGAGATAAGATTTCCGGATGAAGAAGTACAGATGTAATCATAGCATTCAGCTCTCGTCCTGACCAAAGTGGCTAAGTTCCTCAACGtaaatctccttggtcctcatcACCTCCTGCCTTATAGACTCGGATGATATCCTCAATTCCTGAGTTTTTAAGAATGTCATATTCCTAATAACTTGTAGTATGAGCTGTTAAGAGTAAATTCAGATGCAAACCTGCAGAGATCCAAAATGAGAGTCTATGAAGTGTTTGTAACCAAGCTCTCTCCTTTTCAATTTCACCAACTTGGATTCTGAAAAGGCCTCAAGTTCTTGTACTTTCTTGGTTGATTCACTCAGTAGACATTGAAGTTCCAGTATCTTGTTCTCTGATTCAACTCGAGTTTGCTCCAGTTGTGCTTCCAGTTGTAATCGATCTTTTTCATGTGCGTGTTTGGATGATTCAAGCTCAGTATCCAATGAGGATATTTGCATCTTATAGTGATCATTATCTTCCATTAACCTGATTAAAtcttgttcttgaagtttttctttctcttccaTTTTGGCCTTCTCTATctataaaagagaagttagttgGACTACATCTACAGTAAAACAGAACCACATGACAACATTGCTACATTGTCAATTCAACGTGTTGCTGTATCAGGCATGCTAATTAACTGTCACAACAATAAACAAGTGAAACAAGGGAGGAAAGTTCTATCATATAATGCATTGGTGAATTAATCCCCCAtcgcaaaaaaaaaatgacaaagttTGAGCCTCTAAGTTTGATCTAATGTTTGGGTTTATTTCCTCTAGACATTCATTGTGTTCACCAAACTCATTATATCTAGAACCTAATGTAGAAAGTACTATCACACAttctaaaatcaaattattaatacAAATTGTTAAAGAGAATCATAATAAAACTATTTGACTCCGCATTAGCAACTGAGTCATGTAAAAGGCAAAGGAGTGCTAAATACATCATTATTTGTAACTGATATAGTGAAACGTTggggtggagtggtaagtactccttccTCCTTAACCAAAGGTCTCGGGTTCGAATCTTAGGTATAGAGTGCCTTTATTAAGTGTGGGACTTCCAGAGCAAATCTGGATGTAGTTGGGCCTCTTTGTGGGTTTTGGACACCAGGtaggaaataataaaagaaatatactGTGAGCACGTTGACTGAGAGATAGTCATACAGTAAATGAACTGAGGAGTTTCTTAACCTCAAACCAATAAAAGAGTACACGAGTACTACTAAATACTTTAGCAATGATAACAGAAATGATTAAACAAGCCAGCAACAGGTAGCATGATAGCCCAAGTAGGTTTTTTCTATAATTCGATCATGCAGATAATTTATTCCAGAATCTTGTCAAATCAATGGACCAAACTCATATGGGAAGGAATATCTGAAACAGTAGAGAAACTCTTAAAGTGACCAAGAATAGAGAATCAAGAGAACTTTGGCAATTCATTGGAAGCTATGAAAGACTATTGAAGTCATTAACCTTAAAGCAGGCATCTCCCACATTCCAACTCATTGGCAGCCATGAAATACTATTGTATTAACACATCACTAAGGTAGTTTTTAGTGCCAAAAGTAATACAGGAGAACAGAACATTGCCAAAAACTCTCAATATTATCAGTGTTTCCACAGACTTAGTATGAAATAGGCTCATAGTACATATTCAGTAAGAACATCCAATATATTCAGCACCCGAACTTtgtgaagagaaaaaaaagcaTGCTCTTACAAGTCAGAAATTAGTAACTTATTGATAAATCTATATATGCACCTTTATCTGTTGAAGCTTCTTCATGATAACCTGGAAGATTGTATGAAACGAGAGTTCAACAAAAgaatagatagaaaaagaagaagaaataaacatttttttatcaatagTGATACTTATAGTACCTCATGTTCCTCAGTGGTCCCCAATGCAAGGGTTTCGAGTGCTTTAACTCTTGATTGATATCTCTCCTCACGAGACTTATACAACCCATTTTGCTGCAATACCCCAAGAGATCCGCAATTTGTAAGCCCTTTGCATGAAGTTCATTAATCAGTACTGATAATTGGAACACTTGTACCTTTCTCAAATTATCAGCTTGTTTTGAAACTCGTTCTTCAATCTCTTGTACGACTAACTTCACCAGGGAGGCCACACACTTAACAAGTAGTAAAAGGATATCAGTAAGTACATTAAGTACCAAA
This genomic stretch from Solanum stenotomum isolate F172 chromosome 10, ASM1918654v1, whole genome shotgun sequence harbors:
- the LOC125843297 gene encoding kinesin-like protein KIN-14J, whose product is MNPEAATENGDSTSLNEILNFKGAAEDNLTESKLFDGIQSKHGLADIPAAKISELMKLNSLESASTHSLFSVVSNILDDSIERKNGDIPQCVASLVKLVVQEIEERVSKQADNLRKQNGLYKSREERYQSRVKALETLALGTTEEHEVIMKKLQQIKIEKAKMEEKEKLQEQDLIRLMEDNDHYKMQISSLDTELESSKHAHEKDRLQLEAQLEQTRVESENKILELQCLLSESTKKVQELEAFSESKLVKLKRRELGYKHFIDSHFGSLQELRISSESIRQEVMRTKEIYVEELSHFGFNLKGLVDAAQNYHTVLEENRKLYNQVQDLKGNIRVYCRIRPFLPGQSQKLTTIEYIGENGELVVTNPSKLGKDSHRLFKFNKVFAPAVTQEEVFRDTQPLIRSVLDGYNVCIFAYGQTGSGKTYTMSGPSMSSVENWGVNYRALNDLFNISQSRKSSIAYEVGVQMVEIYNEQVRDLLCSDTSQKRLGIWSTTQPNGLAVPDASMHPVKSTANVLELMNIGLMNRAVGATALNERSSRSHSILTVHVRGIDLETNDILRGCLHLVDLAGSERVDRSEATGDRLREAQHINKSLSALGDVIFALAQKSSHVPYRNSKLTQVLQSSLGGQAKTLMFVQLNPDVESYSETISTLKFAERVSGVELGAARNNKEGRGVKELMDQVANLKDTITKKDEEIGRLRVPKTSGNGERRSVSSTRHSSASPRRQSLGGPRTNQISGERSSKPTQKAASDVDNSSEYSDRQSDTGSQQSLDDFRHHRDFFRQSRLAVVDADLNLGEDADSRATARGSQNPNEDVVLIGFDDADSEERLSDISDGVLSMGTETDGSINSIVEYTLFPETTKPPSETPEKPSIPAKLPRLTQKTVQTGSSRMSLQKSTPKVPSSKKPPSGNTSAVRSSKRWQ